Genomic segment of Psychrobacter sanguinis:
TGAATAATCAGTACAGACCACTTGCGGACTTAAAGGCTGCGGATCTCCCGTTAGCCAATAATGACCGATAAAGACTGGTTTTTGCGTCTTCAGCTGAAAGTCTAAATTTTCAACAACTATATCTTGTGGAATCTGCGCCAAATCTGAGTAGGGTGCTCGAGCAATATCGACAATGCGTTGACCTTGCAGCGAACCCTGCCACCATTTGACTCGCATACGGTGACGCACTGCCCCGTCTTTATCGGTGAAGCTTATACCCTCAGGTAATGGTATTTCTACGCCCTTGAGAACCCGTTCTAACGCCTCATATTCAAGCGAATGCTTTTGTCCAGTGCGTTGCAAAGCTTCCTCGGTAATACGGTTGTCTTCGGTTAGCATAGGCTTTAGTACCGCCATATTATCCACATCCCAACAGGCATGCACGAAACAAGCGTGTTCAGTTTCTATCCACAATGGCAACTCAGCAAATCGCTTTAGCCAGTAGTGATGTGCCTCCGAGCCAAAAGGCACTTCCTCCAAAAACGCTTGGTGCTGGCGATTATGGGTGTCATTATGACAACGTAAATAGAGGTTTTGGTTACAATTAGCTTGCTGCATCGCCGTTTTATCTAGCGTGGCGTATGCCAAAGCATTGTACTCATGGTTGCCCATCACTGCATCCGCTACCCCGGCATCTATCATGGCATAGACTATTTCAAGGGTCTGTAACTCTTGTGGTCCGCGATCAATTAAGTCACCGATAAATATCGCACGATTTCCTTCGGGAGGCTGATAGTAGTTAATATTTAACGTTTCATGCACACGTAACGTATAGCCTAACTTTTCGAGTAGACCTTCCAATTTATCGGCGTGACCATGAATGTCTCCAATTACGTCATAAATCATTGATGGATTCCCTTCAGATAAAGTGAGAGTGGTAGCTTGCAGTACTGAGTATGGCACAGGACACGGTTTGCTGTATTAAATCAGACAGAGGCGTTATACAAGATTTTGATTATTATAATAAAAAACAAAAAAACACCCGAAGGTGTTTTTTTGTTTTTTGACTTTACTAGTTACTATAAAAGCAAGTAGTTACTATAAAGAGCATAAATTACCATAAGCTTTTATAAAAAAGCATTAAGGGCAATTTAGGTTCTACGTGAAATAAAACCAATGATAAATAATACCACTGCAACTACTAAGAAGATGTAGACAAAGTCTTTACTTAAACCAGCCACACCACCAAAGCCTAGTAAACTTGCCACTAGAGCGATAACCGCAAAAATAATAGCCCATCTAAACATAATATCCTCCTTGTAAAACCGTTGTTAATTTTTATTAATCGGTTCAGTTATAAATTTTGAACGAGCTCTAAAACATGAATCAATAATAACCGAGATTAAAAACTAAAGCGTAAGTTATTGTTATACATTCAGTGTACTATTGTTGTGTTGTAGAGACATTTCGTCACATTACTATACATTACTCTAGGTATCACTTTGCAGACTGCCGCTGATCATAACCTATCCTCAGTTCAAAATAGCCCTATGACTAATGAGAGGCTCAATGAGCTATAGAGGGCTAGAGGGACAGTTAGCAATAAGAGCTGATTAAAGAACCAAAGGCGATTCAATAAATGATCAGTGAAGTTAGTGTAAGGAGAACTTGTACGATTAAATCAAATTTTCAAAAAAGTTAAGGACATATTATGGATTGGTCAAAATGGTTTGTGATGGACTGGCAAGAAGGGGTAGCTATCGCTATCACGGGTATCGTGCTTTGTTTTGGGTTAATATTATTCACTCGATTAATGGGTTTGCGTAGTTTTGCAAAATTAACCAGTTACGACTTTGCAATGACGGTCGCTGTGGGCAGTATTTTGGCATCAACGGTGTTATCAAAGTCACCTTCGCTAAGCAAAGGCCTGTTGGCAATAGCGGTATTATTCATACTACAAGGCAGCGTCTCCTTTCTGTGCCGTAAAGTTAAACCCTTCAAAAAAGCGGTGGATAATGAGCCGATCGTATTAATGGCGCATGGCGAATACTATTGGGATAATATCGCTGAGGCGAGTCTATCAAAACATGACATTGGCACAGTCCTACGCAAAAATGGCATTAAATCCAAAAGCCAAGTATTTGCGCTAGTAATGGAAACCACGGGTGATATGAGCGTGAGTAAACAAGACGATACCATACCGGATATCGATTTATTTGAAGATATTAGAGAGTGTGAGCATTTAATTAATAATGCTAAACTTAAATAGTCCGAAGGCCGAGCAATAAGCTGTTTGTGCCGATTACAGCAGAATTATAGACCATGAATAAATCATTAAAATCACGCTTAATGGCGCCATTAGTAGAGCCTTATGCCCGTTATCTTCATGCAGACGTATTACATGCGATGCGACTTGGTACCGCGGTGGTTACTTCACTGCTTATTAGCAAATGGAGCGGAATGCCTCATTCGGAGTGGTCGACCATTACCGTATTTATCATTTTAGGGTTGTTACAGTATCAAGGCGCCATTTATACCAAAGCCAAAGAGCGGATAATCGGTACCTTGTTGGGTCTTGTTGTGGGCTTATTATTATTGTGGATAAGCCATCATTTGTTAAATCTGTTTGGTGTGGCGTGGATATATTATCTAATAGTAGGACTTATAAGCTCGGTTATCGGCTATTACTCGATTAAAAAACTGGGCTATATTGGTCTGCTAACCGGCATTACGATGTGCATGATTATCGCCAGTGATGACAGTGTCGGACCCGATGGGCTGGCACGGGGTCTAAATGTATTAATAGGGACGTTGATTGCGGTAGCGGCCACGTTAATTGTGCCCTTGAAGTCGACGCTAATGTGGCGTTTTTTGTTGGCCAATAATTTAGAAGCGTGTGCCAATATGTACGATGGGGTAGAGGCGTATATCTCTGACCCGAAGCTAGACAATCGGTTTGCTGAGTCGGAAGCGGGCTCACCGGCCATTGGGGTTAATAAGGACAGTGCTAATTTCAATCATAATGCCTTTCAATCCGGCTCTGACTCGTCGCAAGTGCAAGCCCAGCATGTGCATTTAGATTTGGGGGCTACCACAGCGGCGACCAATGAAATAGGTACACATACCTCTGCAGCCACCTATGTTAATACTGATATGGTGGCACAATTCAAAGAAATTAATAAGCGGCTATTGCGGGTGCGGGGGCATATTGCTGCCACTGCTAGAGAATCTGGTATAGAAGTGGCTACCTTAGATATGATTCAGCGCACACATCGCAATATTATAGGCACTATTGACTTACTGTTGAGTGCCGCGCCTAAGCTGGCACACAGTCCGATAGATGAAGAAAATAGAATTCTAGTCGACCATTATCACCGTGAGTTGACTCAAGGTATGAGACATATTGCCGCTGTGCTAAGAAGTCCAAGCGATGAAATGTTTCGACCCATTACCCGTATTCAAGTATCCGATTATCCCAGCGTGCATACACTTCCCTTTGAATGGCAAGGTTATTTTTGGTTAACTCAAACGTTGCAAGGCCAATTACAAAGCTTAAGTGACTTACTTCAAGACAGTAAAGCTCAGTGGTATAAAGGTTCAGGACTTCGTTATCAACGTCAAGAACAACGACGTATGCATGCCCATGGCGGCGAAAGCGATTTAGATGTTTAACGCTGATTGTTAGCCATAACAATCAGCCATAAGACGTGAGCCGTCCGCCGTCAGTTAGGAGGAAAGGTGTAGAGACAGCGAAAGTAAATTGAAGGGGCAATAACGATGAATTATTTTGAAGACAAACAACGAAGAATAAATCAGTTTGTGGCAGAAGCAAATCTGATCCTAGGAGAAAATCCACTGTGTTATACCGGTAACTTCATTACCGGACAACCCACGCATCCCGATATGCTATTTGTCAGTATCAATCCTGGTCATAGTAACCGAGAAGATTGGGGCGACATCGAGGCACGCCGTGCTCAAGCAGTGGTGAAAGAATTTGAAATCACCGAGTGTAAGTATATTGATGATGTAAAGCGGGGCAGCCGTTATGCTAATCGCATCGTTGATGTAATTTGTGGCGGTGATATTAATCGTCTTAAGAACTGTGCTGAGACTAGCTTTGTGTCCTATTTTGCCGCGCCCAAAGAGGAAGTGCTTCAAGCACAGTTATTGGCGTTACCCGCTGAGATGCAAGCAGAGCATCAAGCCCTGACCCAACTTGATATCGAGCAGATTCAGCCGAAACATATTATTTGTATGGGTTGGCGCTCCTTTGCCCGATTTTTAGATCAATACGGTGAAGGTCAGGAGATAACGCTAAGACAACTGCCACTGATGGGAAAGATGGAAACCTATTATGCCTATACTGAAGTGGCGGGCGTGCCAGTACATGGTTTACGACATTTATGCACTAAGCTAACCCTCGAAATGAGAGCCAATTTAGAAGCGATTTTCAATGAGGTTTGGCATCACTTATAGCCACTATCAAAGCCAAACTGTTCATAATAAGTGCTCTGGCAGGCTATCGTCCCTATAAACTAGCCGTTTTTAAATTAATGATTTTAAATTGCTGGTCTTAAAATGCTGGTTTAAAACTGAGGCCCATACAAACTGTCTGTATTACAAATGATATACCCAGTTAGCAGTTGTTTTTCCTAATAATAATATTATATTAATACTACACATTAAAACCATTTTATTTAGAATTGTTAATTAATAATTCTTTTTAGATGGGTGCTATTATATAAAGGAGAGTACTTTGGAAAAAACAGCTGATTTTACTAATGACTACTGTCAAACCCCGTCATCCCGAGACTCGTTTGCAGTCAGATTGGCTTTTTTTATTAGAGAAGTTACCGCCTAATCAATGGTATTCCTCAGATTACGCTTACAAGACTTCTGGCTGGCTAAATGTACATACCAATATTCGTAAGCGTCAGCGTATTTTGAGACAGCTTAGTGAAGAGTACTTGATGGGAGCTTTAAATTGGGATAATTATCGATCTCAGGTTTTACAGCGCATTGGCACCCATGTACTAAAGCTACATCAGCATCACAGCGTGGAAGACCATGGATTTTTCCCAGAGTTCGTTAGCTCCTATCCTCAGTTAAAAACGGGGTTTGAGATACTGGAGCGAGATCATGTTAGGCTGGATGCCTTATTGGATGAGTTACAAAGCTTAAATGATGAGTTAGCAAAAGCGCAGCAGGAAGATAAAGCATTGGCCGACCGTCTGCATGCCAATCTAATTACGGGTAGCGATTTTTTATCGCAGCATCTAACCGATGAAGAGGATTTGGTGGTGCCTATATTGGCGTTACGTTAATGATGACGGTACGCCAATATAAGATCTAATATTTATGCTACAGAAACTCTACTTTGGCACCTTCCTCAATCGTGCCATACAGCCCCAGTGCATCCCAGTTGGTTAAGCGCACACAACCGGAAGAGTTTTGACGACTGATTCTTTCTGGATTGGGTGAGCCATGAATACCATAGCTACGCTTATTAATACCGATCCAAACACGTCCTACTGGGTTGTTTGGACCGGGGGGTAAAGCAGTTTTTGGGTTCTTAAAGTCTTTGTTATAGGTGGGATCTTTAATGCGACTCAACACCTTATACTCGCCATTAGGTGAAGGTTTATAGACGCTGCCCATCGTGGTCGGATAGCTGGCCACAAGCGTATCATTTTCATCATACGCATAAAGCAGGTTTTTACTCTTCACAGCGACCACTCGGTGTACAGGGATAGCATTGGGCTGATAGGGATTATAAACCACAATAGTATTGCCCGCTTCAAAGGAAGTATCGGCATTTAGTCTAAGCAACAGTCCTTGGCTCATATGAAACTTCTCAGCGACCGCTTCAAGCACGCTTTCAAACTGCTGCCCTTTAGGATTAGAGATTAGAGTCACGTCCTCATCAGTCAACGTGTAATTAACCAAGACAGGTTGTTCATTAATAGTACTGTCTTCGGTCAATTTGTTCCAAGTTTCAGAATCAATATCGCCGGTGACTTGCAGTCCATTCTTTTCTTGAAAGACTTGTAATGCTTTGACGACGTTTTCTCCAAATCGTCCATCTACCGCCCCCACAGAGTGATGATTGTAGGTAAGTAGCGCTTGGATTTTTAGTATTAAGTTTTCATCAAGTGGCGCTTCAGGTGTCCACATTGCCTGGTTAACTTCCTGCGCTTTTGGTGGCAAGTCTGTTATGTCGTAAGGCAACTCGGGTAAGGCTTTGGCCAGACGCTGCTGTGAGTCCGTGGTGCCAATAAATTGCTGGCTGACATTCGGCTGTAGTTGTTTTACCGGTTCAGCAGGTGCTTCTATTTCGGTTTGCGTCTCCGTAGACGCTTCAGGGGTTAATACACTTAATAGGTCATTCTTAAACTGTTCAACAGAGTCTGAATTAACACCTTGTGTCTCGCTATTAGAGGGAGAGCAAGCAGTGAGAGTCAATGATGTCATTAAAGCTGAAACTATCAAAACACGGTTTGGCAAGCGTTTACCTAACGGTAACTGCCTCAAAGTAGAAGGCATAAACAACATTAATTTTCTCACTTCAAGATTTATAAGGGCATGGTTATTTATCAGATAGGCAGAGTAATATTACTCTGCCACCTCAATGTCACTCACATTTTGGAAGCCACGGGGTAGTTGACCACCACGGTTGCCACGCTTACCAGTATAGTTGGCTAAGTCCATTGGCTTCAAGGTCACATGACGTTTACCCGCAGTAACGGTCAAGCTGTCACTATGATGTATCGGAGTGACGGCAATTACTTGTTCACCGTCTTTAAGGTTAATCAGCTTATTGCCTTTACCACGCTGTTGTTCTGGTAATTCATCAATATCAAATATCAATAAATAGCCTGCTGAAGTGACCACAGCGATTTGGTCTTGCGCTTGTGCTTCACTGCCAGTATCTTCATCTGATATGGGTTTGGCATCAATATAAGCCACTTTAAGCAGTTTGGCATCTTGGTCAAAGTTAATGACGTTTTTACCTGCTTTTTGATTGGTTTCTAAGTTGCCTAGGGTATTAATAAAGCCATAGCCTTGTGAGCTGGCCAAAATAATACGTTGTTCGTCTTCCCCGGCAAGCAGTTGCTCAAAACTGGCGCCAGAGGCAGGTTTTAATACACTGGTCAGTGGGTCACCTTGTCCACGGGCAGAAGCTAAGGTGTGGGCATCAATGTTATAGCTGCGACCGGTACTGTCCATAATGTAAATCTTCTCATTGGATTTACTGCGTATATGGGCCTGATAGCTGTCACCTGAGCGGTAACTCATGCCTGCTGCATCGACATCATGACCTTTGGCAGCACGAATCCAGCCCGCTTTTGATAGGATAGCGGTAATGGGTTCACTAGGCACTAAGTCAGACTCTTTTAGGGCAGTGGCTTCATTACGTTCTACCACAGGTGAAACACGGTTGTTGCCATGTTCTTTCATGTCTGCCTCTAACTCTTCAATCATCAAGTTAGTCAGGCTTTCAGGATTATCGAGTAATTCTTGAATAATGGCACGCTCAGCCTCTAGCTCGTCTTTTTCGGTACGTAGCTCAATTTCTTGTAGACGGGCTAATTGACGTAAACGAATGTCTAAAATGGCATTGGCTTGCACTTCGCTCAGATCATAGCGATTCATCAACTCTGTTTTTGGATCGTCTTCTTCACGAATAATGCGAATGACCTCATCAATATGGAGGTAGGCAATTAATAAACCTGCCAATATATGTAGGCGTTTGTCAATTTTGTCCAGACGGAATAGTAAGCGACGGGTCACCACTTGACGGCGGCTAACTAGCCATTCTTCTAAGATTTCTTTTAAGTTTTTGACCTGAGGCTTACCATTAAGCCCAATCATGTTCATGTTGACCCGATAACTGGTCTCAAGGTCGGTGCTGGCAAACAAATGGCTCATTACTCGGTCTACATCTACTCGCGTAGAACGCAGCTCTAACACGATGCGACACGCATTTTCATGGTCTGACTCATCATGAATATCCACTACCCAAGGCAGTTTCTTTTCAATCATTAGCTTGGCGATTTGTTCTTGGATTTTGTTGCCAGAAACTTGATAAGGAAGTGCATCGATAATAACTAGGTTCTTTTCTTGCTTATCGACATGATAAACAGCGCGCATTTTATAGCTGCCACGACCTGACTCATACATTGCCTGTAGGTCTTTTTTGGAGGTGATAATTTCCGCAGGAGTGGGCAGATCTGGGGCTGGTATCGACTGGGTAAGCTGTTTGACCGATAGTTCAGGATTTTTTAACAGACGTACGGCGGCACGCACCACTTCATTTAGGTTATGCGGCGGAATATCGGTGGCCATACCAACTGCAATACCGGTGGTACCATTTAATAAAATATTGGGCAGGCGTGCCGGTAGAGTCACTGGCTCTTGCATTGAGCCATCAAAGTTATCTTGCCAATCTACTGTACCTTGAGCTAATTCTGCCAATAACGTATTGGCATAAGCTGACATCTTGGCTTCGGTATAGCGCATGGCGGCAAAAGATTTAGGGTCATCGGGGCTACCCCAGTTACCTTGCCCAGTAATTAGTGGATAACGGTAGCTAAAAGGCTGAGCCATCAATACCATGGCTTCATAACAGGCTGTGTCACCGTGAGGATGATATTTACCTAAAACATCACCGACAGTACGTGCAGACTTTTTAGGCTTAGTAGTCGACTTAAGACCCAGTTCGCTCATGGCATAAATAATTCGGCGCTGTACCGGCTTTAGGCCATCGGCAATATGCGGTAGGGCACGGTCCATGATGACATACATGGCGTAGTTCAGATAAGCCTGTTCGGTAAATTCAGCGACAGAACGGGTATCCATTGCTTCAGTAGGTATGACAGTAGCGCTAGGTGGGATATTAGAAATATCAGACATAATCGGTAATTTTGCCTTATTTTATATAAAAAGTTATTTAGTCATTATAACAGTAGGGTCAATCTAACCACTATAGAGTTAGCGTATCGTATAAGGATATCGTATAGGATATTGGGTGATTAAAAAAGGTAGGAAAGGTTCTATGCGTCAACTGATGACGCCAGATATTGTATTTTAGAGAGCCTCAATTTTATAAGCTTTTTAATTGAAAGTCTCTTGATTTTAAAGGGATACTTAAGCACAGTATAGTTCAGCCGTTATCAATCAGGGCAATCGCACTACAAATCGATTTTAGCTACATTTTAATTAATTATTGACCTTTTACAGATGTTATCACCAATTTTCGGTCGCAAATAATAAAAATACGAGATACATAAAAATATTTTAGTTATAGTTTCTAACTATTTAACACATTTTATTTAGATAGCCTAATTTAAAGCGGCTATTTTCTATAGTGCGATTGCCCTGCGTTATCAATATATTAGTTGTCATTTATAAGATAAATAGTGTATTTTAGATAACAAATTAACATAAGATGCCGTTTAATTGTTCTTTAACAATGAAATGTGCCATTACATCATACAGTTTAAGCAAATTAAGCATAGCTTTAGGAGTACCATAGATTATGGACAATCAAACCACTCAATTTCGTCGCAATGAAAAACCCTGGTTAAAAACTTACGAAAAGTTTGGCATGCAATACGATATTGAAATGCCACCAGCCAATACCTCTTTAATTGAAATCTTTGAAGAAAGCTTTGTTAAGTATAATGGCAGAATTTCCTTTGTCTGTATGAATCAAGAGCTATCATTTGATGATTTAGATACCTACAGCAAAAATATCGCCGCTTACTTACAGTCACGGGGCCTAAAAAAAGGCGATAAAGTGGCAGTAATGATGCCCAACATTCTACAATCTCCAGTTTGTATCCTAGGCGTTATCCGTGCCGGTTTCGTTTTGGTGAACGTCAATCCTCTCTATACCACTCATGAGCTTGAACATCAGCTAAAAGATTCAGATACCAAGGCCCTTATTCTCCTAGAAAACTTTGCCAAAACTTATGCTGATATTGCTAGCAAGACCGTGGATCATGTGGTCGTTGCGTCTATGGGCGACCTAATGAGTCCGGTAAAAGGCTTTATCGTGAACACTGTGGTTCGCCATGTTAAGAAAATGGTACCTGCTTACAATATTCCAGGCAGCGTTAACTTTAAAAAAGCGATGAAAGTTGGGGCTAAAAAGAAATATAAACGTCCTACCGATATTGGTTTAGAAGATGTGGCGGTGCTGCAATATACTGGGGGTACCACAGGGGTTGCTAAAGGGGCAATGTTAACTCATGGCAATTTAATTGCTAACCTGATTCAAGCCGATACTTATATCGGCGATGCTTTTGACAAGTATGAGGAATTAAATGAGCAGCCGGTTATTATGACCGCTTTACCGCTATATCATATTTTCTCATTTACGGTTTGCTGTATGTACGGATTGCGCAAAGGGGGTATTAACTCATTGGTGCCCAACCCACGTGATGGCAAAAGCTTGCTTAAAGCTTATAAAGATTATCCACCGGCCTTCTTCCCAGCAGTTAATACTTTGTTTAACGGCCTAATTAATAATGAAGATTTCCGATCACTAGATCATAGTAAGCTTGAGATGTCTATGGGCGGGGGTATGGCTGTACTAACAGACACCGCTAGGAAGTGGAAAGAAGGGACGGGCAACGTTATCGTTCAAGGTTATGGTTTATCAGAGACCTCGCCAGTTGCTTCAGCCAACCCTATGGGTCTAGATGAGTTTCCTGGTAATATTGGGGTGCCATTCCCAGCGACAGATATGGCCGTTCTAGATGAAGAAGGCAACGAAGTTGCTATTGGTGAACGCGGTGAGATTAGCGTGCGCGGCCCTCAGGTGATGAAGGGCTATTGGAAACGTCCAGAGGCAACGGCTGAAGTTATGACCCCAGATGGTTACTTCCGTACCGGTGATATCGGAGTAATGGACGAAGAGGGCTACTTCAAGATTGTTGACCGCAAAAAAGACATGATTATCGTCTCAGGTTTCAACGTCTATCCAAACGAAGTAGAAGACGTCATGTCACATCATCCCAAAATCTTAGAGTGTGGGGTAATTGGGGTTGAAAGTGATAAGAGCGGCGAAGTGCCGAAGATCTTTATCGTGGCTAATGACCCAAGCTTGACTGAGCAAGAAGTTCTAGATTATGCCAAACAGAATCTAACCGGCTATAAACGTCCGCGTTTTGTTGAATTTGTTGATGAGTTACCCAAATCAAACGTAGGTAAGATTTTACGTAAGGATTTACGTGCTATTGAAGAAGCAAAGAATAAAGCCTAGTTTTAGTACAAAATAACTTAAAATATCATACTTTATGTTTGGGTAGTTACCGAGTACAATAAAAACTCAATGGGATTAATTAAAAAAGATACGAGCAATTGGCGTGTCCTTTTTTTATGTGAAAAAAAGAAGAAAATGGATTTGTTATACAGGCTTAACAAGCTTACATAAGCAATCTCCGCTATTTACAAATGCCAAAAACATAAATGTAGGGTTGATGGTTATAACAAAGTGGTTATAAAAAAAGTACTATAAACCGTAATCACCTTACATTTTTACTCAATTTTATTGTCATAACTCTTTATTAGATAAAGGGTTGTTTTTAATAATACATTTATTAAATAATTATATAGGTAACGAAATGACAACAGCATCTAATCCTACCAATCAAAACGACATAAGTGAACTTCACGGTATTTTCCCGACCTATCCTGACATTCCTAGTGACCGCCCTTGGCTCGAGTCGTATGAACGTTATGGATTAGCTTCTTCGATTGAAAAGCCTGCGGATGATACCTCTTTATTGGAAGTATTTGAACGCAACTTCGCCCGTTATGGCAATCGTGATGCTTACATCTGTATGGGTGCTAAGCTGACTTATCGTGAGTTAGACAATCGTAGTCGTCAAATCGCTGCTTACCTACAGTCTTTAGGGCTTAAAGTGGGCGATAAAGTAGCGGTTATGATGCCTAATATTTTGCAATATCCTATCGTTTCGTTGGGTATTTTGCGTGCCGGCATGATTTTGGTCAACGTCAACCCGCTATATACCAGTCGTGAACTTGAACATCAAATGCTTGACAGTGGGGCTAAGGCGATATTTATCGTTGAGAACTTCGCTAAGACTTTTGAAGACGTGAAAGACAAAGGTGATATCGAACACGTAGTCGTCTGTAGTTTAGGCGATATGCTTGGTACGGTAAAAGGCCTAGTGGTTAATACTGTGGTACGCCATATCAAAAAAATAGTACCAAGCTACTCGTTACCAAACAGCGTTAAGTTTAAAAAAGCTTTGGACTCAGTGTCAGCACATCAGTATAAGCGTCCTGAGTTGGACCAAAGTTATGTGGCGTTATTACAATATACTGGCGGTACCACAGGGGTGGCCAAAGGAGCCATGCTGACCCACGGTAACCTTACTGCCAATATGTTACAGATTGACACGGTTATGAGAGCTGCTTTTGGAGACACCAATGGTGGTGAGGTTCTGTTAGCTGCCCTGCCTTTATACCATGTGTTCTCATTTATGGTATGTGGTATGTACTCTATGCATGCAGGCTATACGGCGCTACTTATTCCTAACCCACGCGACTTAGAGGGTTTGATTAAGGATCTAGACAAATACAAGCCGGCTTATATTCCTGCTGTAAATACCTTGTTCAATGGATTGGTCCACAATGAGAAGTTTAAAAAATTGGATTTCTCTAATCTAAAAGCATCTATTGGTGGCGGTATGTCAGTACTACCCAGTGTGGCTAAAGAATGGCATGACATTACCGGATTGCCTATTGTAGAGGGTTATGGTCTATCTGAGACTTCACCTGTGGTGAGCTTTAACCCAATGAATATCTCTGAGTTTACAGCTAAGATTGGGGTACCTGCACCAGGCACCGATATCATCTTAATTGATGATGAAGGCAAT
This window contains:
- a CDS encoding AMP-binding protein, with translation MDNQTTQFRRNEKPWLKTYEKFGMQYDIEMPPANTSLIEIFEESFVKYNGRISFVCMNQELSFDDLDTYSKNIAAYLQSRGLKKGDKVAVMMPNILQSPVCILGVIRAGFVLVNVNPLYTTHELEHQLKDSDTKALILLENFAKTYADIASKTVDHVVVASMGDLMSPVKGFIVNTVVRHVKKMVPAYNIPGSVNFKKAMKVGAKKKYKRPTDIGLEDVAVLQYTGGTTGVAKGAMLTHGNLIANLIQADTYIGDAFDKYEELNEQPVIMTALPLYHIFSFTVCCMYGLRKGGINSLVPNPRDGKSLLKAYKDYPPAFFPAVNTLFNGLINNEDFRSLDHSKLEMSMGGGMAVLTDTARKWKEGTGNVIVQGYGLSETSPVASANPMGLDEFPGNIGVPFPATDMAVLDEEGNEVAIGERGEISVRGPQVMKGYWKRPEATAEVMTPDGYFRTGDIGVMDEEGYFKIVDRKKDMIIVSGFNVYPNEVEDVMSHHPKILECGVIGVESDKSGEVPKIFIVANDPSLTEQEVLDYAKQNLTGYKRPRFVEFVDELPKSNVGKILRKDLRAIEEAKNKA
- a CDS encoding AMP-binding protein: MTTASNPTNQNDISELHGIFPTYPDIPSDRPWLESYERYGLASSIEKPADDTSLLEVFERNFARYGNRDAYICMGAKLTYRELDNRSRQIAAYLQSLGLKVGDKVAVMMPNILQYPIVSLGILRAGMILVNVNPLYTSRELEHQMLDSGAKAIFIVENFAKTFEDVKDKGDIEHVVVCSLGDMLGTVKGLVVNTVVRHIKKIVPSYSLPNSVKFKKALDSVSAHQYKRPELDQSYVALLQYTGGTTGVAKGAMLTHGNLTANMLQIDTVMRAAFGDTNGGEVLLAALPLYHVFSFMVCGMYSMHAGYTALLIPNPRDLEGLIKDLDKYKPAYIPAVNTLFNGLVHNEKFKKLDFSNLKASIGGGMSVLPSVAKEWHDITGLPIVEGYGLSETSPVVSFNPMNISEFTAKIGVPAPGTDIILIDDEGNEMPVGERGEICVKGPQVMVGYQNRPEDTKEAFTENGYFKTGDIGILDEKGFIKIVDRKKDMILVSGFNVYPNEIEEAMAQHPAVLEVGAIGIPSDNRGEDPKIFVVKKPGTKVTEQELIDFGRKQLTGYKRPRIVEFVDELPKSNVGKILRKELRKMEGLE